A part of Penaeus chinensis breed Huanghai No. 1 chromosome 6, ASM1920278v2, whole genome shotgun sequence genomic DNA contains:
- the LOC125026208 gene encoding bifunctional peptidase and (3S)-lysyl hydroxylase Jmjd7-like, with protein sequence MSDAEKLSSSFVSTVGDDSIFNPEPQGKLKDCLLQLCSEARELYLNNEVPILDIVPTPLQFYRDWVSANKPVIIKGAVKHWPAIKKWSFDYLRKKIGEKRVSVAVTPNGYADAPNKGYFVMPEERFMLFADFLNIMEKPDSQPGLILDVYTSVMLYLHKDHYENIYCVVSGYKDFVLLPPSDIAWVPYKKYPAATYKEVQPGEFIIQEDTETGSVPWICIDPLRPDLEKYPQYKHASPVFCRVHAGDALFLPSLWFHHVRQSHACIAVNYWYDMEYDIRYNYYKFIQSLTWAEEPE encoded by the exons ATGTCAGATGCAGAGAAACTGAGTAGCAGCTTTGTTTCCACAG TCGGGGATGACAGCATATTTAATCCAGAGCCCCAGGGGAAATTAAAGGACTGCTTGCTGCAGCTGTGTTCTGAAGCAAGAG AACTGTACTTAAATAATGAAGTTCCCATCTTGGATATCGTCCCAACTCCATTGCAATTCTACCGAGACTGGGTTTCTGCAAACAAGCCAGTAATCATTAAAGGAGCTGTGAAACACTGGCCAGCAATTAAGAAGTGGTCTTTTGATTACCTGAG gaaaaaaattggCGAGAAGAGAGTTAGTGTTGCAGTGACACCCAATGGTTATGCAGACGCTCCAAACAAAGGGTATTTTGTGATGCCAGAAGAACGATTCATGTTATTTGCTGACTTCCTAAACATTATGGAAAAACCAGATAGCCAGCCAGGG TTAATACTAGATGTGTACACATCTGTTATGCTGTACT TGCACAAGGATCACTATGAGAACATCTACTGTGTAGTGTCAGGCTACAAAGACTTTGTTCTCCTGCCACCATCTGATATTGCCTGGGTGCCTTACAAGAAATATCCCGCAGCAACCTATAAGGAAGTGCAGCCTGGAGAGTTTATCATCCAAGAAGACACTGAGACAGGATCTGTGCCTTGGATTTGCATTGACCCATTAAGACCAGATCTTGAAAAATATCCTCAATACAAGCATGCTAGTCCAGTTTTTTGCAGAGTTCATGCGGGAGATGCTCTATTTCTGCCCTCTCTCTGGTTCCATCATGTTAGGCAATCACATGCCTGTATAGCTGTAAATTATTGGTATGATATGGAATATGATATAaggtataattattataaattcatCCAGAGCCTTACGTGGGCTGAGGAACCCGAATAA